Genomic DNA from Mauremys mutica isolate MM-2020 ecotype Southern chromosome 13, ASM2049712v1, whole genome shotgun sequence:
TGAGAGCTTGAAATACCAATTGCAGTAACTTCTGTCTCCATTGTTAAATAGTAGgtctaattttgattctattaggagtctagttataggctgctgtgctgaatttACTTTGGGCCAGTGGTGCATCAGCAatggggctctcctactacaagcacaaatcactaagagctgaaaacactaaagagctaaaattctTGAGTTGAGATCACTGAGTTCTGTGTTAACTAGGGGTGGAGCCTGATGATgtattgctaagtggctggcagagcgcaGCAGGTTGTGGGATGGTTGAAGAGGCCCACGGAACAGCGagtagagcagagcagtttgcggggacagctggagcggctcatgggctggctggtggagtggagcggctggcagagcggagcggtttgtgggacggttggagcggcccacggaacagtgagcggagctgagcagtttgtggggacagctGGAGCGGCACGTGGGATGACTGGAGGAGTGGAGCGGCTGTAGAGCGGAGCAGTTCATGGTGAtgactgcagcagaaccccacggagaggtgGGTCAGTCGACCTCGGACcatgtaaggtgtcccttaaTACCCCGCATGCCCtctcccccccatttccacccagcttGGGGGGCGGTAaaactgcagataaacttttgaactctggggctgcactgaccagggacagagacttttgggttgttggacttttggatgatttttgggttgctggactcaagagacttttgggactttggggtgatcttttgggtggttggacttaagacccagagggaaaaaggacactgccaaacttccttggaggtgggtcttttgctcatgatttgtgttataatcctgtttgtggtgtttccccaatgtaatgccacattgtttcccttctttattaaaaggattttgctacactcagactccgtgcttgcgagaggggaagtattgccgcctagaggtgcccagggggtggTAATGTAACTATCCCAGGTCActaggtgggggctcgagctggttttgcattgcgttattgaaatggaacccctagatactgaacctgacccttgttgctgccaactcagaggggcagaagggttacatatacaaGAGAGTTACTCCATAGATTCCTTTGAGTTCGTCCATACAACTACAGCATTGTTCCATAGATACTAGAAAGTTATTCAACAGATACTATAGGTTTAATTAATATGTACTGcagagttattctggaataactgaGGCCAAAAATTGGCCTTACACATTACAATTAAAACACAAATAAAGTACAAATACTCAAATTTCTTCACTTTGCAATAGTGCTTTAACTTTTCACTCGCCAGGATATGTACTTGTTGATTAACTTCCTCATGGAGCttttgatctccttgttcctcagggtGTAGATCATGGGGTTGGTGAGCGGGAAGACCACAGTGTGGAACACAGCCACCACCTTCTCCAGGGGGGCGGCCTGGAAGGGCAGGGCGTAGATGTAGATGGCCGGGCCGCACATCACGAAGACCACGATGATGTGTGAGACGCAGGTGGAGGCCACTTTGCTCTCCCACCTGGGGGAGTGAGTCCGCAGCCGGAGCAGCAGGGCGGCataggagatgaggaggaggatgaagcacATCATGATGACCACACCATTGTTGAGGAACATGATCATCTCCACCACGTAGGTGTCAgtgcaggccagcttcaccagcTGATGGATATCACAGAAGAAGTTGTCCAGGATGTTGGGGCCACAGAAGGGCAGCTGGATGGACAGACCAAAGAGGATGATGCCATGAACGAAGCCCCCTGCCCACGCTGCCCCCACCAGGGTGCAGCAGTTCTCTCTGTTCATGAGCGTGGCATAGCGCAGAGGtttgcagatggccacgtagcggtcATAGGCCATGGCCATGAGCAGGAAGGCCTCGGCGCCTCCCAGGAAGTGGAGGAAGAAAAGCTGGGCCATGCAGCCCCCATAGGAGATGGTCTTGCAGAGGGAGAAGAAGTCGGCCAGCATCTTCGGAGGGGTGACTGAGCAGTAGCAGATGTCCAGGAAGGCCAGGTTAGCCAGGAAAAAATACATGGGGGAGCTCAGGCAGGGGTCACTCTGGATGGTGAAGATAATGAGGAAATTCCCTGGGAGGATGATGATGTAGAAGAGCAGGAAGAAGAAAAAGAGGAGCAGCTGGACCTCCTGCATCTGGGATAGTCCC
This window encodes:
- the LOC123347797 gene encoding olfactory receptor 4N2-like, with the translated sequence MEQGNCTGATEFILLGLSQMQEVQLLLFFFFLLFYIIILPGNFLIIFTIQSDPCLSSPMYFFLANLAFLDICYCSVTPPKMLADFFSLCKTISYGGCMAQLFFLHFLGGAEAFLLMAMAYDRYVAICKPLRYATLMNRENCCTLVGAAWAGGFVHGIILFGLSIQLPFCGPNILDNFFCDIHQLVKLACTDTYVVEMIMFLNNGVVIMMCFILLLISYAALLLRLRTHSPRWESKVASTCVSHIIVVFVMCGPAIYIYALPFQAAPLEKVVAVFHTVVFPLTNPMIYTLRNKEIKSSMRKLINKYISWRVKS